Proteins encoded within one genomic window of Brassica rapa cultivar Chiifu-401-42 chromosome A09, CAAS_Brap_v3.01, whole genome shotgun sequence:
- the LOC103837476 gene encoding recQ-mediated genome instability protein 1, which yields MPRRRLRLQHYSSDDDEEEGEDEIGASGIGDSAQSIGRAPSIQPESSSASNLNPNPVEPEVEIIDVSGNPTPSPPDSSIPVDPSEAEVENGYDSPMAEALSRMGIKLKTEWWVTCLSGLEVSVPQFSRLEVAAKAKHCFEQFLFCDMNLCGGGVLPRNVASMVLEELPGPFVLQVDEIVNIGCALKGRYENANAGLKRCLKLSMTDGVQRVFGMEYRPVKDLQVLAPAGLKIVVSSVQVRHGLLMLVPETIQVLGGMVEELEEARKRLVIEVNKPPRGIRTRNRGVASLATRASLAAWSLNDNDTGNQVNSYTSGDASHVQANGQGNSVNVTRTHISPRTMSNPPASTNVEAAVSRVEHMQIDTAATHGERTFSGLHSTSSNIHMTASTPRTSCSGTRPFYNSGCENTLDQQTSNVTSFVEEMHIDNGSERDTTSPVYGSGSGAVADDEVSNMVVDLETPSVMSTNPETPFTYLAEMSQNWAVMKDTMPFVQGRIKCFLTGVKRFQFKQQSTFELICYVDDGSLICEILLHNDVVQRRIGHSSMEVTAALSSSAPTKENAMMKEKLKGFQLFLADFEGMMVVEMNRTSQYPVAIEMNQGCSSTDARLLFERIKSSGIAPPVVVLSP from the exons ATGCCTAGACGACGGCTGAGACTCCAGCACTACTCCTCcgacgacgacgaagaagaaggagaagatgaaattgGAGCAAGCGGAATCGGCGATTCTGCTCAGAGCATTGGTCGTGCTCCTTCTATTCAACCGGAAAGCTCATCAGCGTCTAATTTAAACCCTAACCCCGTCGAGCCGGAAGTTGAGATTATCGACGTATCCGGTAATCCCACTCCCTCGCCGCCGGATTCCAGTATTCCGGTCGATCCGTCGGAGGCAGAAGTCGAGAACGGCTACGACTCGCCGATGGCTGAGGCTCTCTCTCGAATGGGGATTAAGCTCAAGACGGAGTGGTGGGTCACTTGTCTTTCTGGGCTCGAAGTCTCCGTTCCGCAGTTCTCTCGCCTCGAAGTTGCGGCGAAAGCTAAGCATTGCTTCGAGCAGTTTCTGTTTTGCGATATGAATCTATGCGGAGGTGGGGTGCTTCCTCGGAACGTTGCGTCTATGGTTCTTGAAGAACTCCCTGGTCCGTTTGTTCTTCAG GTTGATGAGATTGTTAACATTGGGTGTGCCCTCAAAGGGAGGTATGAGAACGCTAATGCAGGGCTTAAGAGGTGTTTGAAGCTGTCTATGACTGATGGTGTTCAACGTGTTTTTGGTATGGAGTACAGACCTGTTAAAGATCTGCAAGTCTTGGCTCCTGCTGGTTTAAAG ATTGTTGTGTCTAGCGTACAAGTTAGACATGGGCTTTTAATGCTAGTACCTGAGACTATACAAGTTTTAGGAGGGATGGTTGAAGAATTGGAAGAAGCGCGAAAGCGTCTGGTTATTGAAGTGAACAAACCTCCAAGAGGAATAAG AACAAGGAACCGAGGGGTTGCTTCGTTGGCAACCAGAGCAAGTCTAGCTGCGTGGTCGCTAAATGACAATGATACTGGTAACCAAGTAAACAGTTATACCTCGGGAGATGCTAGTCACGTTCAGGCCAATGGTCAAG GCAATTCTGTGAATGTAACGAGAACTCATATCAGTCCACGGACAATGAGTAATCCTCCTGCTTCCACCAATGTGGAAGCTGCTGTTTCGAGGGTTGAACATATGCAGATTGATACTGCTGCTACCCACGGGGAAAGAACGTTCTCTGGTTTGCACTCGACTTCTAGTAACATTCACATGACAGCTTCCACACCTCGTACTAGCTGTAGTGGTACAAGACCCTTTTACAACAGCGGTTGCGAAAATACCTTGGATCAACAAACATCTAACGTGACTTCATTCGTCGAAGAAATGCATATCGACAATGGTAGTGAAAGGGATACAACGAGTCCGGTATATGGTTCAGGTTCAGGCGCTGTAGCTGATGATGAAGTCAGTAATATGGTTGTCGATTTGGAAACCCCCTCTGTGATGTCTACAAATCCGGAGACACCTTTCACTTACTTGGCCGAGATGTCTCAGAATTGGGCAGTAATGAAAGATACCATGCCTTTTGTTCAAGGAAGGATTAAG TGCTTTCTAACTGGAGTGAAGAGATTCCAGTTCAAGCAACAGTCTACTTTTGAGCTTATATGCTACGTCGATGATGGTAGTCTCATCTGTGAGATCTTGCTCCATAATGAC GTTGTACAAAGAAGGATAGGTCATTCATCCATGGAGGTCACAGCTGCACTCTCCTCTTCAGCACCAACAAAAGAAAATGCCATGATGAAGGAGAAACTAAAAGGCTTCCAGTTGTTTCTAGCTGACTTTGAG GGAATGATGGTGGTAGAAATGAACAGAACGTCGCAATATCCAGTAGCTATTGAGATGAATCAGGGATGTTCATCAACCGATGCTCGGTTACTATTTGAAAGAATCAAATCTTCTGGCATAGCTCCTCCAGTTGTTGTTTTATCCCCTTGA
- the LOC103837478 gene encoding glutamate-1-semialdehyde 2,1-aminomutase, chloroplastic, whose product MSATLTGSGTALGFSCSSKISKRVSSSPLNRSSIKMSVSVDEKKKSFTLQKSEEAFNAAKNLMPGGVNSPVRAFKSVGGQPVLIDSVKGSKMWDIDGNEYIDYVGSWGPAIIGHADDEVLAALAETMKKGTSFGAPCLLENVLAEMVISAVPSIEMVRFVNSGTEACMGVLRLARAFTNKEKFIKFEGCYHGHANAFLVKAGSGVATLGLPDSPGVPKAATSDTLTAPYNDIEAVAKLFEAHKGEISAVILEPVVGNSGFITPTPEFINGLRQLSRDNGALLIFDEVMTGFRLAYGGAQEYFGITPDLTTLGKIIGGGLPVGAYGGRGDIMEMVAPAGPMYQAGTLSGNPLAMTAGIHTLKRLKQPGTYEYLDKITKELTNGILEAGKKTGHAMCGGYISGMFGFFFTEGPVYNFADAKKSDTEKFGRFFRGMLEEGVYFAPSQFEAGFTSLAHTTEDIQFTIAAAERVLGRI is encoded by the exons ATGTCGGCGACGCTTACAGGATCAGGAACAGCTCTGGGCTTCTCATGCTCCTCGAAGATCTCTAAAAGAGTCTCTTCTTCCCCACTCAACCGATCCTCCATCAAAATGTCAGTCTCTGTCGACGAGAAGAAGAAAAGCTTCACTCTTCAGAAATCCGAGGAAGCTTTCAACGCCGCCAAG AATCTGATGCCTGGAGGTGTGAACTCCCCTGTCCGAGCCTTCAAGTCCGTAGGTGGACAACCTGTTCTGATTGATTCCGTTAAAGGCTCAAAGATGTGGGACATTGATGGTAATGAGTACATTGACTATGTCGGATCTTGGGGACCAGCTATAATCGGCCATGCTGATGATGAG GTTCTTGCGGCTTTAGCTGAGACGATGAAGAAAGGAACAAGCTTTGGCGCTCCTTGTCTCTTAGAGAACGTTCTAGCCGAGATGGTTATATCAGCTGTTCCCAGCATTGAGATGGTTCGGTTCGTTAACTCCGGAACCGAAGCTTGTATGGGTGTGCTTCGTCTCGCCAGAGCCTTTACCAACAAAGAGAAGTTCATCAAGTTTGAAGGGTGTTATCACGGTCACGCCAACGCCTTCCTCGTTAAAGCTGGTAGTGGTGTAGCCACTTTAGGACTACCTGACTCGCCTGGTGTACCTAAAGCGGCTACTTCGGATACTCTTACAGCTCCTTACAATGATATTGAAGCTGTTGCGAAGCTCTTTGAGGCGCATAAAGGCGAGATCTCTGCGGTTATACTCGAGCCTGTTGTTGGTAACTCTGGTTTCATCACTCCTACGCCTGAGTTCATCAATGGTTTGCGTCAGCTGAGTAGAGATAATGGTGCACTTCTCATCTTTGATGAGGTTATGACTGGCTTTCGTTTAGCTTATGGTGGAGCTCAAGAGTACTTTGGAATCACTCCTGACTTGACTACTCTTGGGAAAATCATCGGTGGCGGTCTTCCTGTGGGAGCTTATGGTGGAAGAGGAGATATTATGGAGATG GTTGCACCTGCAGGACCAATGTACCAAGCCGGGACACTAAGTGGTAACCCACTGGCAATGACCGCAGGTATTCATACACTAAAGCGGCTGAAGCAGCCAGGAACATACGAGTACTTAGACAAGATCACCAAGGAACTAACCAACGGCATCTTAGAAGCCGGGAAGAAAACCGGACATGCAATGTGCGGCGGTTACATAAGCGGTATGTTCGGTTTCTTTTTCACAGAAGGACCGGTCTACAACTTCGCAGATGCCAAGAAGAGCGACACAGAGAAGTTTGGTAGGTTCTTCAGGGGAATGTTGGAAGAAGGTGTTTACTTTGCACCGTCTCAGTTTGAAGCTGGGTTTACTAGCTTGGCTCACACTACAGAGGATATACAGTTCACTATTGCGGCGGCTGAGAGGGTTCTTGGTAGGATCTAG
- the LOC103837477 gene encoding protein DEK — protein MATETLDEKTPGAGSPAKEELGVGDASKVAEVADPPRNDDAEKKEEAESKEGELEDKEDVKDEEGEGSGSKKEAVTPISDRPTRERKQVERFSSSGPVRVTPSKSVSIEKGRGTPLKEIPNVAHNLSKRKADDNLMLLHTILYGKKAKAQMVKKNIGQFSGFAWSEKEEEKQRARLKEKLDKCIKEKLIFFCDVLDIPVNRSNIKKEELAVKVLEFLESPKATRDVILADREKQAKKRKSTQRKGKSGESSETPAKRKRQTKKRDQPEAEEGKDEGDSDSEGTKDANEDDDSAREEEESDHEKAGTEDEKDEAEDEKPSDKKISSKKTEEKSSGTKGKDKQASAKGSKKSGEKSSKRVAKSTSSPAKKQKVDHEESSKGKSKKQSTKTQAKGTKEKGKAIKKGKAEPTREEMLEVVSKMLQEVDFNTATLSDILKKLSKHFGVDLSHRKPEVKAVITDAISAMTDEEDEEENSEAGSDGEKEEEKKAEAESDKEEEEEKDEEEEKAEAESDKEKEEEEKAEAESDKEKEEEEKAEAESDKEKEEEKPKD, from the exons ATGGCGACGGAAACCCTAGATGAGAAGACACCGGGAGCTGGATCTCCGGCGAAGGAGGAATTGGGTGTTGGCGACGCCTCGAAGGTGGCGGAAGTAGCGGATCCCCCAAGAAACGACGACGCGGAGAAGAAGGAAGAGGCTGAATCGAAAGAAGGTGAATTGGAAGATAAAGAGGATGTAAAAGATGAGGAAGGAGAAGGAAGTGGAAGCAAGAAGGAGGCGGTGACTCCGATTAGCGATAGGCCTACGAGGGAGAGAAAGCAAGTTGAGCGTTTCTCCTCGTCTGGTCCTGTGCGGGTTACACCGAGCAAGTCCGTTTCAATTGAAAAG GGTCGTGGAACACCGCTCAAGGAAATTCCAAATG TTGCTCATAACCTGTCTAAGAGAAAAGCTGACGACAACCTGATGCTGCTACACACCATTCTCTATGGGAAGAAAGCAAAG GCACAGATGGTTAAGAAAAACATTGGTCAGTTTTCTGGCTTTGCATGGTCAGAGAAAGAG GAGGAGAAGCAAAGAGCACGACTAAAGGAGAAACTTGACAAATGCATAAAAGAAAAGTTAATCTTTTTCTGTGACGTACTTGATATACCTGTAAACAGAAGCAACATAAAGAAA GAAGAATTAGCTGTCAAAGTGCTTGAATTTTTGGAATCTCCCAAGGCAACAAGAGATGTTATACTTGCTGATCGTGAAAAG CAAGCCAAAAAGCGCAAGAGCACACAAAGGAAGGGGAAATCTGGAGAATCTTCAGAGACCCCAGCCAAG AGGAAGAGGCAAACAAAAAAGCGAGATCAGCCAGAGGCAGAAGAAGGCAAGGATGAGGGGGACTCTGATTCTGAAGGTACTAAGGATGCTAATGAAGACGATGATTCAgcacgagaagaagaagaaagtgaccATGAAAAGGCTGGAACTGAAGATGAGAAAGACGAAGCAGAAGATGAAAAGCCATCTGATAAGAAAATTTCATCGAAAAAGACTGAAGAGAAGAGCTCAGGGACCAAAGGGAAGGATAAACAAGCTTCTGCGAAAGGTTCTAAAAAATCGGGTGAAAAGTCCTCCAAAAGAGTTGCCAAGTCAACTTCATCCCCAGCCAAGAAGCAAAAAGTTGATCACGAAGAGTCTTCTAAAGGGAAAAGCAAGAAACAGTCAACTAAGACACAGGCTAAGGGAACTAAAGAGAAAG GAAAAGCCATTAAGAAAGGCAAAGCAGAGCCCACCAGAGAAGAGATGCTTGAAGTGGTGTCCAAAATGCTGCAGGAAGTAGACTTCAATACG GCGACATTATCAGATATTCTGAAGAAGCTAA GCAAGCATTTCGGTGTTGATCTCTCGCATAGAAAACCAGAGGTGAAGGCTGTTATCACAGATGCTATAAGTGCAATGACtgatgaagaagacgaagaggaGAACTCTGAGGCTGGAAGTGACggagagaaggaagaagagaaaaaggcTGAGGCTGAAAGTGataaagaggaggaagaagagaaagacgAGGAAGAGGAAAAAGCTGAGGCTGAAAGTGAtaaagagaaggaagaagaggaaaaagcCGAGGCTGAAAGTGAtaaagagaaggaagaagaggagaaagCTGAGGCTGAAAGTGACAAAGAGAAGGAAGAGGAGAAGCCAAAGGATTAA